The nucleotide window CTGTATTctgttgattttttcacGTTGTTCTGCAACGTTGGTTTCCAAGCTCGACAGATCTAGCTGTAACAACTGTTTTACCGTTTCTGGAGAAAACTCTTCAATTCCATAACGATTCTTTATATCAGATAAACTCTCCACAGACTCCCCCTTCGACAACGCCTCCTGGATCATACGTATATCTCGTAGGAGAATACTGCTCCCATTTGTAGCTCTATGGACTCTTCGGTGTATAAATTCCTGAGTTTTGGCAGCTTCCTCCTTGGCAACATTTATTCTGGCCTGGGACTCATATAAAGCAAACTGTTGacctttgtttttgataatcTCCGCGATTGCAAAGAACTTACACTTAGATAAAGGTCTGGTAGCTTCAATACGAACCAAATCTCCCTCGCGCGATATTTCTCCCTCATCATGCACTAGGTAGTCCTTACGGTGAAATAATTCCTTATTAATACGCTTGTTGAATACTTTAGTCTCTACACGAACTTTCACGGTCTTTTGCATTTTGCCCTGGGACACAACTAGCcccaagaaattttggcGAGCCATCCTGCTAAATCGAACCGCACCTTCAAGTTTGACTATAATTCCAAGTAATTGGACGCTGAATAACGGTTCAGGGGCCTTAGTAAATCTTCAATTAAGCTTTGATGTTCTCATCTCTCCGATCAACTCTGAGTTTTATTAAAAGCTCTactaaaaattttgcaaatcatACACTACGGATCAACCAGTTTACAAATATTATATGGTATGAAAGATCTCATTTGTAGGCTCTTTATGGGGTCTTTGAATCTGGATGTATTTCCAAatgtttctcaaaagtgTGTCAATGAGAGCTGGTTACAAGGCGCCACATTATGGCTGTTCTGTGACCGTTTAATTGTATTTTAGTTGTAGAATTTACATTTAATTACTGGcaatttcaactttcttGCCTTTAGCCAAAAAGTAGAAAATCGGAGAACACCTACAGGGAAGACCAAAAGCAGAATCAGATACCTATCATTAGGTAGACGTTCTCGATCATTGGTTTTTACATTGCTCAATAAATTAAGGCATAATAAGAGAACGCTAGCATATACAACAATTTGAATTGCTTGAATAACGGAGTATTATGGACACTTCACGAGGCTCTAAGCGCAGTTCCATATCGTTCGGCAGTTACCAGAGGCAGCCCGGACACGGTGTGCCTGGAGGTTATGATAGCGGCATGTTTTCGTATGGACCACTTGGTGGCAGCGGATCGGGTATTGGCGCTGGCGCTAGTGCGGGTGGGTCGCATTACGCGAATAGATCACCAATGTACTCTCCCTTGGACTATTCTCAACCGATATTCCCACCTAATGGATACACGAATCTTCATCAGTTTAGGAATTCAAGCGGCGGAGATGCTGCTGTGGTTTGCGAATATGAAGCTAACTATCCATTGTTCGCCGTAGATTGGAGTTTAGGGGATTACGTTTGTTTTGGATCGTATCTGGAAGGGAACAAAAACAGGCTACAAGTTATAAAAACAGATGATTTGTTGACATGGGATAAAGTTGCGGAATGCAGTGTTACATTTCCAGTAAGCAATATACAATGGCAGCCCGGTGGAACGCATTCCAGTAAGTTTGCAACATGCTCGGATTCTTTGCGGATATGGAACATGAATGAAGAGGATAACACGCTACAAGAACGAATTAATTTATCAGTCTGTAAATACAACAAACAGCAGAATGTCAATGCGGTGGCAGCAGCAAGTACAACGTCTGCTACCGGAGCACCATCGACATCTACATCAGCATTAAAGTCATCGCcgaaaaattcaaatattaaTGATTCCCAAGGAACTACTGCTGGACATTTAAGTTTGCTGGGTGAACTTCCGCCAATAACATCGTTTCACTGGAACCCGATAGATACCAATCTTTTAATTTCATGTTCTATAGACACTACCTGTATCGTATGGGATCTGCAAAGCAGCACGTACGTCAAAACACAACTGATTGCACATGACAGTGAAGTATTCGACGTACGATTCCTCACGCAATCCACACAATTATTTGCTAGTTGCGGTGGTGATGGCAGTGTGAGAGTGTTTGATCTCAGATGCCTTGCGCATAGCACGATTATTTACGAACCAAATGCCCCCCTCGAAAACTCACAATCTAATGTCAGCTCGGAGTCGGTGGGTGCTATCGCATCGGTTCATCAAGGCGCAGATTACGATAATTCTTCCAAGGCGCTTTTACGCTTAGAACCATCACCATTTGATCCGAACGTAATTGCAACTTTTGCGCTGGATTCGCAGTCCATTCTAATCCTCGATATGAGAAACCCCGGCTCCCCGATCCTCACACTACAGGGTCACAACGCAGCGGTGAATCAAATCAAATGGCACCCCacaagaagaaatgttATCATATCCTGCAGTGATGATTGTCAAGTACTATATTGGGACCTCCATCAATGGCTAGATTCCGTGGCAGATTCCAACAGCAACACTGAAAACCCTGAAACAGCAGTAACGAAATCTCCCGCAAAGTCTCCCTTCTCTAATTCAAACTCATCTTCAATAACAGGGCTGTCAAGCGACAATGCGGACCCGGCAGTATCCAAGTGGAGTACCAAGAACAACTCACAATGGCTCGATACGCCAGCCATGTACTACGCCAATAAGGGTCAAGAAATAAATAACATTATCTGGAGACCACAAGGCGGCGAGTGGCTCGGTGCAATAAGTGCCAAACGATTTCAGAACATCAGAATCTAGTTTCCCTCAAACAATAACACCTGTTCCTTCAATGCACTACTTCGATGAGAATACATATTAACATATACATCTAAAACTATCAAGCATCCATCCAACTGTCAACCAACGGCCTGACGATCAATCAACGATCAACGAACGACTATTTACGTGCTCTTGGCCTCTCTGAGTCTTGACGCATGCACACAATCTTCTTATTGACTTCTTAAGCTATGTTTATCACCAAATCGCTCAAATTATGGCTACTTCTTGTTGTTCTCCGGTATTGACTTCTTTCAGTGAGATTCTGACTTCTTGACTGCATCGGAGGTAAAATAACTTTTATCGTAAGCATGCGATGAGATAGGCCATGTTACCGAAGCGTAGAAGTCAGAATTGTCTATGGTTTGATAAGAACTATCACATGAGATCACTCTTCTCGAATAATGAATGCTGACGAGAATGGAGCCTGGCGATTTATACACTTGTATTTAAGTGCAAGGAAACCAATAATTTAGGCTGTTACCTAGAATCATCGTTTCCTAGTGCACAAAGAGTTGACCGTACTCGATTTTTGAATCAGTTTCTGCGTGCAGATAAGGCTTTTGGAGTCATTTGGAGTTATTTGGAACCATTTGGAGAACTATAAGATTAGCTGATTCGGAAATAATGCTGAGATCACAAGTGTCCTCAGTGTTGCGTAAAGCCTCGTTTCCCGGAAGGCTATCTCGGCGGGTGTTTCGCCAAACACAGCTGCTCCATACTACGAGAGCTTATTGTGGCCCACAAGTTGCGATTGTGAACTCTCTACAATATGAAAAGATCTATAGACCTGATCCAAAAATGCTAGATCGTCCCTTGGATTCCTTTGCAAGACGCCATCTCGGACCTAGCCCAAAGAACGTTGCGTATATGTTGAAAACCATGGGTTACGAAGATTTAGACGGGTTTGTTAATTCTCTGGTGCCAcctgatattttgaagaagaggcCCTTGCTATTGGAAGCGCCAGCCGAGGGGTTTGGTGAGCAGGAAATGTTGGAACATATGGAACAGATCGCGAATAAAAATAAGTATaaagtcaaaaatttaatcGGGAAAGGTTATTATGGTACGATTCTTCCTCCAGTAATCCAAAGGAATTTATTAGAGAGCCCAGAGTGGTACACTTCGTATACTCCATATCAACCGGAAATATCCCAAGGCAGATTAGAATCTTTATTGAACTTTCAAACTGTGATCTCTGATCTGACCGGTCTGCCTGTTGCCAACGCATCTCTGTTGGATGAAGGTACGGCAGCAGGTGAGGCCATGCTGCTTTCATATAATCTGTCTAGAAGGAAGAAGACCAAGTATGTGATTGATTCCAGGGTTCACCCGCAAACAAAGAGTGTGCTACTTACAAGAGCACATCCATTCGATATCGAACTGATAGAAATTGATACATCCCATGTTGAGAACGCCCTTGAAGTATTAAAGGATCCCAAGGTCGCAGGGTGTTTGGTGCAGTATCCTGCTACTGATGGTTCAATACTTTCTGGTGAAGTTCTATCAAGTTTTGCTGAAGTTTTACATGCCAACAAAGGGTTGTTTTCTGTCGCTTCTGATTTGATGGCCTTGACTTTACTGAAACCACCTGCAGATTTTGGAGCTGATATTGTTTTAGGATCTTCTCAGAGATTTGGTGTTCCAATGGGGTTCGGCGGACCGCATGCAGCATTCTTTTCTGTTGTCGAGAAATTAAACAGAAAGATTCCAGGAAGAATTGTCGGAGTTTCGAAAGATCGTTTGAATAAGCCAGCTTTGCGTTTGGCTTTACAAACAAGAGAACAGCATATCAAGCGTGATAAGGCCACATCAAATATTTGCACAGCACAAGCGTTATTAGCGAATGTCGCTGCAAATTATTGTGTTTATCATGGGCCCGAGGGTTTAAAAGATATTGCAGAGAGAATTTATGGCATGACAACAATTTTGGCAAACGCCATTCAATCTAAATTTTCGAAGTTTTCTATAAGTAACAAAAATTGGTTTGACACGTTGACTATTGATTTGAATGGTAACTCCTCATCTAAAgcaattttgaacaaagCACTAGAGAAATATAACATGAATCTGTTTgctgttgatgaaaatattgtaTCGTTATCGCTAGATGAAACAACTACGAGAGAAGATTTAGTAAATCTGGTAAAAATATTCACAGACTCTTCCGATGTTACCAAGTTCATATCGGAGGGAAATGAATTTCCTGTATTTCCTAAGCAATATGCTCGTTTTGACAAGATTTTGACCGATCCAGTCTTCAATACGCATCACAGCGAAACCGCTATGCTAAGATATTTACACCGGTTGCAATCTCGTGACTTATCATTGGCAAACTCTATGATTCCCCTGGGTTCTTGTACAATGAAGTTGAATTCTACTGTGGAAATGATGCCTATTACTTGGCCtcaatttggaaatattcATCCTTTTCAGCCTGTGGATCAAGTCGAAGGATATAAAGAATTACTGTCTTCATTAGAGAGGGATTTATGTACAATTACTGGGTTTGATGGAATTTCGCTTCAGCCAAACTCTGGTGCACAAGGTGAATACACTGGTTTGAGGGTTATTAGATCTTATTTGGAAAGTAAAGGTGAATCACATCGTGATGTATGTTTAATTCCTGTATCTGCACATGGAACTAATCCGGCATCCGCTGCTATGTGTGGCATGAAAGTGGTACCTGTGAACTGCCTAACTGATGGTTCGCTAGATCTATCTGATTTGAAGCTCCAGGCTGACAAGTATAAGGACAATCTTGCTGCGGTTATGATTACTTATCCTTCTACCTATGGTTTATTTGAGCCAGGTATACAAAATGCTTTCAAAGTCATCCATGAAAATGGTGGTCAAGTTTATTTGGACGGTGCTAATATGAATGCACAGGTCGGGCTGACTTCGCCGGGAGATTTGGGGGCAGATGTCTGTCATTTGAATCTACACAAGACTTTCTCCATTCCTCATGGCGGTGGAGGTCCTGCAGGTGCTCCAATTGGTGTGAAATCTCATTTAATTCCACATCTACCAAAGCATGatgttgttgatattgttaCGGCTGTCAAGAGTGAATATTCAATTGACTCTGTGGGATCTGCTCCTTATGGTAATCCTTTAGTTTTACCAATCTCATATGCATACATCAAAATGATGGGCCGTGAAGGTTTGCCCTTTTCCAGTGTTATAGCCATGCTAAATGCTAACTATATGATGACaaggttgaaaaatcattacaacattcttttcatttcgcAAGAGAGCAAAAACAGGCATTGTGCTCATGAGTTTATTATAGATTTAAGGGAATATAAAAAGAAGGGTGTTGAAGCGATTGATGTTGCCAAAAGATTGCAAGACTACGGATTTCATGCGCCAACATTAGCATTCCCAGTTCCCGGGACTCTAATGGTCGAGCCTACAGAATCAGAGAATTTAGAAGAATTGGATAGATTTGTTGATTCGATGATTGCAATCAAAGGGGAAATTGAAGCCTTCATTGCAGGGGAACCAAAGGGTCAGGTATTAAAAAACGCACCACATTCCTTAGAGGACTTGGTTTCAGAAGATTGGTCTGCCAGAGGGTATACCCGTGAGGAAGCTGCCTTTCCTTTAGCATTTCTTAAAAACAATAAATTCTGGCCTCCGGTAGCAAGGCTAGATGATGCATATGGGGACATGAATTTGATGTGTACATGTCCTTCTGTACTTGAGGTCGCGAATGATGACGCGTAAAAATGCATTGAGCTATAAAGTTGATAAATATATAGATTGTGTAATACCACAAAAATGTAAATTAGTGCTGAAATTTCGCAATTGTTCTCAGGATTTTTTTGGTGCTGGCCCTGAGGCCGTAATGGTAAAAGCAAAATTAATGGAGAAAGCAAAAGGAGCATGACTTGCGATCTTTCGTAGTCTTATCTCTTAGGCACAAAAAACTAGTGGAAGCAAAGTTCACTAACTCTCGGTATTCGTGGGTACTGGGTCCCTATATCTTCCCTTTTGTTGTATTGTCTTCTGTTGCAATGACCGAAAAAGAGCGAAATATTCAACTTCTCTTCGATGAGTTTCTGCGATAGTTTTTAAAACCGCGCTTTTGATAAGTCTTCCTTTTGCGGGAGCTTGATAAACTCGAAGATGATGACTCTCCTAAAGATTGACTTGCCCGTATTTGACTGATTATTGCAGCATTGTTTTCTCCCTCTGTACCATCCATATCAAAAAACCTCGATTTAATGAGATTGGCACTATCGCACACGGTACCGCTTTCTTCACTCAAAACAATGCTACAGCTTTCATTAGTCGTATTGGCAGATGATTTAATTCTACGCCTCTTTAGGTCTATGATGGCACTCCTAAAATATTTAAACTTGTGACGATGAATATCTGTTGGACCAACTAAGGCAGCAAATTCCGCTTCGGTCACCGGCAGATTCTTGGCCACCTTTTTCAGCAGTAAATCTGGAAGAAAGTTGGCGGCTGGGGGGTTCATTTGGGTGCCAGCATTCAGTGATACATCTCTCAGTATTTCGTAAGCATATGCCAACTCGCTCAGCTCCTGTGTTGAATGGTAGTGGATGTCATGACCTAGAGTAATATGCCTATCGggattttcaaagttcttATTTTGATAAACGTATGTCTGTAAGTTTTCTCTCGCAATCACTGAAGGCCTTTCAGCAATAGTGGCGGCCTTCAAATTATCTGACGAATAAACAGCTGTACTGGGACGTGTTGAACTTGAAGAAGCTGATTTAGATCTATTCGCAGCTGCGCTGAATTGCATTTTAATAGCTTCCTTTCCGGCAAGTAGCCTTTTCGCATTCGGACCCGCTTTAACATAATTGACTGCGAATCCACTATTGTTCATTATGGAGTATTCCTGTAGGATTCGAATAGTTACcaagtgaaaaaaaatccgTTCAATTTCTGACTTGATCATCCCTTTACCAGCACCATGGAATTTTAGTTCATCATGACCTGCCTGAACAATTTTCGAGCTTCTTGaacctttgaaaatatccTGGCAATATATTAATGTTACTCGTGTATCTTGTAGAGTTTGGACAAGGTGAACGATCTTTTTGGCCTCATCTGTAACATCTCTTTCTTCTGTTACAATGTGAGAGCTATTGCGACAGTTATCGCAGTGCTTATTGCATAGTTTGgcatcaaaatcttcattaAAATatgataaaactaattttCTTCTGCAGTCCGTCTCATTATCGCAATATGCCATGACTTGCTGCAGTTTGTTGAGATGcttctctttgttttctctATCCAGATTCTTGTCCTTCTGAATCATTGTTTGCATAGATCGAATatctttgaatgaaaaatatgcaATACAGTACGAGTATTTTCCATCTCTTCCGGCTCTTCCTGTTTCTTGATAATAGCCTTCGAGCGTGCGTGGTACCGTGAAATGATAAACAAATCTAACATCAGGTTTGTCGATACCCATACCAAATGCAACGGTAGCGCAGATAACTTGTAGCATATCTGACTGCCACGCCTTTTGAACCCTAAGCCTATCTTCGGGCTCCATGCCTGCATGGTAAAAATCGCATTTAATGCCACTTCGTTGCATCTGCGCCGCGGTCTGTTCACAGGATCTCTTCGAATGACAATAGATAATGCCGGTCTGATTCTTGAATCGAGTTTTTATGTCATTACAGATTTCAAATACCGagtttttattcttttttaggACCTCATAAAATAAATTCGTTCTATTGAAACTTTGTTTCAGAAACACAGGTTCTTTAAGTTCTAGGTTATGAACGATATCCATCCTAACTTGTTCGCTGGCAGTTGCAGTCAGAGCGATCATCGGTACGTCAGGgtattctcttttgaagtaCTTAAGTTCTTTGTAATCTGGCCTAAAATCATGACCCCAATTAGAAACACAATGTGCCTCATCGACTACAATACGGGCAAGTTTGCCATCGTTGTATAGTTTACTTATCCCCCGCTTACACTGCTCTGAAGCACTGATCATTTCTGGAGATATGTAAATCAAATCTAGAAATCCATGaagaaataaattgaaagtttGCCGCCTTTGCTCTCCTGTTCCTCTAGAGCTGAACATACTTGCCTTGATGTTATTATTTAGTAAGTGTTCAACTTGGTCTTGCATCAGCGAAATTAGTGGCGATATAACAATGGTTGTCCCGTGCGTCTTTCCTGATTTCACAATTGCCGGCAATTGATAGCATAAGGATTTACCACCACCTGTGGGCATGAGAACGAATACGTCTTTTCCGGATAAGGTCGCGTTTATGGCTTCCACTTGATTGGGCCTAAATCCCGGTAACTTAAATATCTCTTTTAGTCTATATTCTACCTCCGCAGACCAAGGATACCTCTCACTTTTGGCTGTCGGTTGATCACGCTTGTTTAATAAGTCTGCCAAGGAAAAGTCGTCGTCTagatcatcttcaacatcCGTATGTTTTGCCAACGATGAATGCTCCTTTTTAATCAAAGGTCGGAATCTGGCCGAATCTTCTTCTAGTTTCCTTTCAttgattattttcaaatcgtCGTCAAGCTCCTTGATATTAGCAATCTCTGGCCCGTTTTCTCTCTCCTCATCAAACAATTCTAAATCGATGtctgaaaatgaaagactACTGTCATTTTCCTGATCAGTAGCTATCATCTCTACATCTGAGTGGGACatacaaaatttttttacaaaCGGTGTACCATCACCGGATGGAGAGTTAAGgttctcttcttttgtgTCTTCTTCAAGAAGGTCAATATGTTCGACATTAGGGACTTCATGACGAGCTGAATTTATCGGAGATGACAGTATGATTTCGATTGAATCTTTTCTCGTAAAATTTTGGTCTCGGCCAATAGCCGCCGTATGATCTCTTGAAGCATCCTCTTCACTCTGTGTGTAATCATGGTCTGAAGTATTTTCTATTCTATCCTGAACAATGAAGTCATAATCACTTTGATGTGTTGCCTCATCTGTAATCTCTTCTCTTGTGGACATATAGTCTGACATATTATCCTCTTCCGCCTCCATGGTAACATCACTTTCGCTTGCTGTACCTTTGACTTCATTGGTACCCATTACATAGTCAAAAGGATCACCTCTCTCTGGAATACGATAATTTATTGGCCTTCTGTTTCTTAAATTCCTGGAACCATTATTCtcctctttttcttgattaTCCGAAAGATCTTCCTTTTGGCTCAGTGGAGTCATCGTTTGTGTGGCACGCAGAGTTCTTTGGGATATTATGACGGGTGCATCGTATGCTGTATCGTGGTCTTCCTCGTCCAGGACTTGAAGTAAATCGTGGTGATGGCCTGCATCAACATCCAATCGTTCGCCATTTGGTATTGTTATGTCGATTTCAGATGGACTCGGAAGGATGCTTGAACTACTGGCTATTGTATTATAGGTACTTGTATTTTTCTCGGAAGTGGCAACTTCATCATGAGTAGAACTCACATTGATAATTTTAGCTGAGGCAGCTTTGCGGTCATTAGACAGGGTAGCTAGCGCAGACTGTATCTGAGAAAGTTGTGGATGTATCTCATTTGCTAACTTTACTCTTTTTGCATCTTCAGAAAGTGAGGTTGAGTCGATAATTTGACATTTCTGTGTGAGAAGCGCACACTTTTGTTCTAAAGCTTCTATAAATGCATTTTGTAGCTCTATCAGTTTAAAATGAGGCT belongs to Zygotorulaspora mrakii chromosome 1, complete sequence and includes:
- the MRPS17 gene encoding mitochondrial 37S ribosomal protein uS17m (similar to Saccharomyces cerevisiae MRPS17 (YMR188C); ancestral locus Anc_6.275), with the translated sequence MARQNFLGLVVSQGKMQKTVKVRVETKVFNKRINKELFHRKDYLVHDEGEISREGDLVRIEATRPLSKCKFFAIAEIIKNKGQQFALYESQARINVAKEEAAKTQEFIHRRVHRATNGSSILLRDIRMIQEALSKGESVESLSDIKNRYGIEEFSPETVKQLLQLDLSSLETNVAEQREKINRIQERVDELTGDNDLALDFLRSHGVEQPELLKKNIRRNILRKHVLVELQNNATTST
- a CDS encoding uncharacterized protein (similar to Saccharomyces cerevisiae YPL247C; ancestral locus Anc_6.276), translated to MDTSRGSKRSSISFGSYQRQPGHGVPGGYDSGMFSYGPLGGSGSGIGAGASAGGSHYANRSPMYSPLDYSQPIFPPNGYTNLHQFRNSSGGDAAVVCEYEANYPLFAVDWSLGDYVCFGSYLEGNKNRLQVIKTDDLLTWDKVAECSVTFPVSNIQWQPGGTHSSKFATCSDSLRIWNMNEEDNTLQERINLSVCKYNKQQNVNAVAAASTTSATGAPSTSTSALKSSPKNSNINDSQGTTAGHLSLLGELPPITSFHWNPIDTNLLISCSIDTTCIVWDLQSSTYVKTQLIAHDSEVFDVRFLTQSTQLFASCGGDGSVRVFDLRCLAHSTIIYEPNAPLENSQSNVSSESVGAIASVHQGADYDNSSKALLRLEPSPFDPNVIATFALDSQSILILDMRNPGSPILTLQGHNAAVNQIKWHPTRRNVIISCSDDCQVLYWDLHQWLDSVADSNSNTENPETAVTKSPAKSPFSNSNSSSITGLSSDNADPAVSKWSTKNNSQWLDTPAMYYANKGQEINNIIWRPQGGEWLGAISAKRFQNIRI
- the SGS1 gene encoding ATP-dependent DNA helicase SGS1 (similar to Saccharomyces cerevisiae SGS1 (YMR190C); ancestral locus Anc_6.278) — translated: MVAKPSNNLRREHKWLQDTRSYQEDQELLLKTINSQVINKRVRACTSPAVVIGASLVGSDIKITKNLSKSSTGHSDERVVSDQALRPSGCAEVKLSVPIPTVKPQPIPNDIRPLNDAAEDKPSQVSKVSSRASPSSSLISSKPHFKLIELQNAFIEALEQKCALLTQKCQIIDSTSLSEDAKRVKLANEIHPQLSQIQSALATLSNDRKAASAKIINVSSTHDEVATSEKNTSTYNTIASSSSILPSPSEIDITIPNGERLDVDAGHHHDLLQVLDEEDHDTAYDAPVIISQRTLRATQTMTPLSQKEDLSDNQEKEENNGSRNLRNRRPINYRIPERGDPFDYVMGTNEVKGTASESDVTMEAEEDNMSDYMSTREEITDEATHQSDYDFIVQDRIENTSDHDYTQSEEDASRDHTAAIGRDQNFTRKDSIEIILSSPINSARHEVPNVEHIDLLEEDTKEENLNSPSGDGTPFVKKFCMSHSDVEMIATDQENDSSLSFSDIDLELFDEERENGPEIANIKELDDDLKIINERKLEEDSARFRPLIKKEHSSLAKHTDVEDDLDDDFSLADLLNKRDQPTAKSERYPWSAEVEYRLKEIFKLPGFRPNQVEAINATLSGKDVFVLMPTGGGKSLCYQLPAIVKSGKTHGTTIVISPLISLMQDQVEHLLNNNIKASMFSSRGTGEQRRQTFNLFLHGFLDLIYISPEMISASEQCKRGISKLYNDGKLARIVVDEAHCVSNWGHDFRPDYKELKYFKREYPDVPMIALTATASEQVRMDIVHNLELKEPVFLKQSFNRTNLFYEVLKKNKNSVFEICNDIKTRFKNQTGIIYCHSKRSCEQTAAQMQRSGIKCDFYHAGMEPEDRLRVQKAWQSDMLQVICATVAFGMGIDKPDVRFVYHFTVPRTLEGYYQETGRAGRDGKYSYCIAYFSFKDIRSMQTMIQKDKNLDRENKEKHLNKLQQVMAYCDNETDCRRKLVLSYFNEDFDAKLCNKHCDNCRNSSHIVTEERDVTDEAKKIVHLVQTLQDTRVTLIYCQDIFKGSRSSKIVQAGHDELKFHGAGKGMIKSEIERIFFHLVTIRILQEYSIMNNSGFAVNYVKAGPNAKRLLAGKEAIKMQFSAAANRSKSASSSSTRPSTAVYSSDNLKAATIAERPSVIARENLQTYVYQNKNFENPDRHITLGHDIHYHSTQELSELAYAYEILRDVSLNAGTQMNPPAANFLPDLLLKKVAKNLPVTEAEFAALVGPTDIHRHKFKYFRSAIIDLKRRRIKSSANTTNESCSIVLSEESGTVCDSANLIKSRFFDMDGTEGENNAAIISQIRASQSLGESSSSSLSSSRKRKTYQKRGFKNYRRNSSKRS
- the GCV2 gene encoding glycine decarboxylase subunit P (similar to Saccharomyces cerevisiae GCV2 (YMR189W); ancestral locus Anc_6.277), with the protein product MLRSQVSSVLRKASFPGRLSRRVFRQTQLLHTTRAYCGPQVAIVNSLQYEKIYRPDPKMLDRPLDSFARRHLGPSPKNVAYMLKTMGYEDLDGFVNSLVPPDILKKRPLLLEAPAEGFGEQEMLEHMEQIANKNKYKVKNLIGKGYYGTILPPVIQRNLLESPEWYTSYTPYQPEISQGRLESLLNFQTVISDLTGLPVANASLLDEGTAAGEAMLLSYNLSRRKKTKYVIDSRVHPQTKSVLLTRAHPFDIELIEIDTSHVENALEVLKDPKVAGCLVQYPATDGSILSGEVLSSFAEVLHANKGLFSVASDLMALTLLKPPADFGADIVLGSSQRFGVPMGFGGPHAAFFSVVEKLNRKIPGRIVGVSKDRLNKPALRLALQTREQHIKRDKATSNICTAQALLANVAANYCVYHGPEGLKDIAERIYGMTTILANAIQSKFSKFSISNKNWFDTLTIDLNGNSSSKAILNKALEKYNMNLFAVDENIVSLSLDETTTREDLVNLVKIFTDSSDVTKFISEGNEFPVFPKQYARFDKILTDPVFNTHHSETAMLRYLHRLQSRDLSLANSMIPLGSCTMKLNSTVEMMPITWPQFGNIHPFQPVDQVEGYKELLSSLERDLCTITGFDGISLQPNSGAQGEYTGLRVIRSYLESKGESHRDVCLIPVSAHGTNPASAAMCGMKVVPVNCLTDGSLDLSDLKLQADKYKDNLAAVMITYPSTYGLFEPGIQNAFKVIHENGGQVYLDGANMNAQVGLTSPGDLGADVCHLNLHKTFSIPHGGGGPAGAPIGVKSHLIPHLPKHDVVDIVTAVKSEYSIDSVGSAPYGNPLVLPISYAYIKMMGREGLPFSSVIAMLNANYMMTRLKNHYNILFISQESKNRHCAHEFIIDLREYKKKGVEAIDVAKRLQDYGFHAPTLAFPVPGTLMVEPTESENLEELDRFVDSMIAIKGEIEAFIAGEPKGQVLKNAPHSLEDLVSEDWSARGYTREEAAFPLAFLKNNKFWPPVARLDDAYGDMNLMCTCPSVLEVANDDA